One genomic segment of Oncorhynchus gorbuscha isolate QuinsamMale2020 ecotype Even-year unplaced genomic scaffold, OgorEven_v1.0 Un_scaffold_4821, whole genome shotgun sequence includes these proteins:
- the LOC124028768 gene encoding sterile alpha motif domain-containing protein 1-like → MSEPMYRDWILDTIDSLRSRKARPDLERICRMVRRRHGSAPEQTSEELEKLIQEQTVLKVNYKGSISYRNAAKVVRRSRKKDDHTTKRTAVEEANHSDLSNGDSALVPIDQDETEHLENELPVSMEADSTMEEEEEQEGADEDGHEGSSPSPGGEDAVQGGSGAAPPYSAPCSPSGSRPGHSPVSDRPSTCTTSKRSSPLSPSSPLALRQNDCVCDSAFCPVDHGPSGMQRNTGTGALKTILQPSGTCPWVQKSLVKREREDGVRMEESGLTSDQLVPDCVDETMKGSDRQPKTLSFPSDDCAKYKKGMDVASYVMAQDDVKNREISVKKETLRQNLLLWSVADVATYISAAGFPEQAVAFRTQEIDGKSLLLMQRSDVLTGLSIRLGPALKIYERHVKMLQRTHFLDEEDDL, encoded by the exons ATGTCTGAACCCATGTACCGCGATTGGATTTTGGACACTATTGACTCACTGCGGTCGCGAAAAGCCAGACCAGACCTTGAAAGAATTTGTCGAATGGTCCGGAGACGACATGGATCAGCGCCAGAACAAACCAGCGAGGAACTCGAGAAACTGATCCAAGAGCAAACAGTCTTGAAAGTTAACTACAAGGGCTCGATTTCCTATCGAAATGCAGCCAAAGTAGTCAGAAGAAGCAGGAAAAAGGATGATCACACGACCAAAAGAACTGCGGTGGAAGAAGCTAACCACTCCGATTTGAGCAACGGGGACAGCGCGCTAGTTCCCATTGACCAGGATGAGACCGAGCATTTGGAG AATGAGCTGCCAGTGTCAATGGAGGCAGACAGCACcatggaagaggaggaagaacaggaggggGCTGATGAAGATGGCCATGAgggctcctctccctctcctggggGTGAGGATGCTGTGCAGGGGGGGTCTGGTGCTGCCCCCCCCTACTCTGCCCCCTGCTCCCCCAGCGGCTCTCGCCCTGGCCACAGCCCTGTGTCTGACCGCCCCTCTACCTGCACGACCAGTAAGAGGTCCagccctctgtccccctctagtCCCCTGGCCCTCAGGCagaatgactgtgtgtgtgactctgcctTCTGCCCTGTTGATCATGGACCCTCAGGGATGCAGAGAAACACAGGAACTG gGGCTTTAAAGACGATACTACAGCCATCGGGGACCTGTCCCTGGGTTCAGAAGAGcttggtgaagagagagagagaggatggggtgagGATGGAGGAGAGTGGCCTCACTTCTGACCAACTGGTTCCTGACTGTGTGGATGAGACCATGAAGGGTTCTGACAGACAGCCCAAGACGTTGTCTTTTCCTTCTGACGACT GTGCTAAATACAAGAAGGGGATGGACGTGGCCTCTTACGTGATGGCTCAAGACGATGTGAAAAACAGAGAAAT CTCTGTGAAGAAGGAGACGCTGAGGCAGAACCTATTGCTGTGGAGCGTGGCGGACGTGGCCACCTACATCTCTGCTGCAGGCTTTCCAGAGCAGGCTGTAGCTTTCAGAACACAG GAAATTGATGGAAAGTCCTTGCTCCTGATGCAGCGCAGTGACGTGTTAACTGGCCTGTCCATCAGACTTGGGCCCGCCCTAAAGATCTACGAGCGCCACGTGAAGATGCTGCAGAGGACCCACTTCCTGGATGAGGAGGATGATCTCTGA